From Rutidosis leptorrhynchoides isolate AG116_Rl617_1_P2 chromosome 3, CSIRO_AGI_Rlap_v1, whole genome shotgun sequence, a single genomic window includes:
- the LOC139902015 gene encoding nucleoside hydrolase 3-like codes for MVLCALIITITITITDTVCGGATHRIILDTDVDTDDFFAILYLLKLNRSEFDLKAITVNTNSWTNAGHAVNHVYDLLYMMGRDDIDVGVGGDGGILKNGTILSNVGGYLPIIDQGIGTAGPCRYRQAVPVKGGGLLDIDTNFGLRRSFLPQGGRRYSPVRQPTTQQVLIKTISEGPVTVFMTGAHTNLGIFLMKNPNLKKNINHIYIMGGGVRSKNPTGCCPKNASSSCQPQQCGNHGNMFTTFRSNPYAEFNFFLDPFAAYQVIHSGIPITLVPLDATNTIPITKEFFDAFENNQQTYEAQYIFKSLKMAHDTWFDEQFFTVYFMWDSFMSGVATSSMKHEEYEFAEMDYMNITVITSNQPYGISDGSNTLFNGLTTPKFGLEKKGVHSGHVQLGIRDQFCLRVNGKGICKDGYTEETTGPDSVRVHVATRAKPNVNKTSSLDREFYISFLDVINQPQHSGRFNFTTEFPNYKEVLYVPDFKGKKLGKVFVFDMDMSAGDFLALFYLLKVPVEEIYLKAILVTGSGWANAATIDVVYDLLHTMGRDDIVVGLGDSFDLSQSSYLGESNLGNCTYSKAIPHGSGGRLDSDTLYGHARDLPRSPRRYTAENSVEFGAPRNTSSPQLRQPLALEVWNSVVKSIDHGSKISLLTNGPLTNLANILLADANSSSIIEEVFILGGHISYDNNKVKGNVINVPLNKYAELNMFLDPLAAKTVFESSLDITLIPLCMQRKVYAFSDVIKRLPKKKTTPEAIFTRRLLSRLHHLQQKHHLYRHVDTFLGEILGAVIATSDQKVLNTTFEVKHLKVYANGNLSKDGEIYIDSQKIKGIKVLKDFNHGVSYYGIIGDRLVDRKQSAVIGSFNQQKRMWS; via the exons GCAATAACAGTGAACACGAATTCATGGACGAACGCGGGACATGCAGTAAATCACGTATATGATCTTCTTTACATGATGGGGCGAGATGATATTGACGTTGGTGTTGGAGGTGATGGTGGAATACTTAAAAATGGTACAATATTATCAAATGTAGGTGGCTATCTTCCTATAATTGACCAG GGAATTGGAACTGCTGGACCTTGTAGATACAGACAAGCTGTTCCTGTTAAAGGTGGAGGATTATTAGATATCGATACAAATTTTGGCTTGCGAAGAAGCTTTCTTCCACAG GGAGGAAGGAGATACTCACCTGTTCGACAACCAACTACTCAACAAGTATTGATCAAGACAATATCAGAAGGTCCAGTTACTGTGTTCATGACAGGAGCACACACAAATTTGGGCATTTTTCTTATGAAAAATCCTAATCTAAAGAAAAATATTAATCATATTTATATTatgggtggtggtgtgaggtccaAGAACCCAACCGGTTGTTGTCCCAAAAATGCAAGTTCATCTTGTCAACCTCAACAATGTGGAAACCATGGCAATATGTTTACAACTTTTAGAAGTAATCCGTATGCCGAATTTAACTTCTTTCTTGACCCTTTTGCAGCGTACCAG GTAATTCATTCGGGTATTCCAATCACTCTGGTTCCATTGGATGCTACGAACACTATTCCTATTACCAAAGAGTTCTTTGACGCGTTTGAAAATAATCAACAAACATACGAAGCTCAATATATTTTCAAGTCTTTGAAGATGGCTCACGATACTTGGTTTGACGAGCAATTCTTTACGGTAT ACTTCATGTGGGATTCGTTTATGTCGGGTGTTGCTACATCAAGTATGAAACATGAAGAATATGAGTTTGCAGAAAtggattacatgaatattactgtGATTACATCAAACCAACCTTATGGGATCTCTGATGGATCAAATACGCTATTTAACGGCCTAACGACCCCAAAATTTGGTTTAGAGAAAAAAGGAGTTCATAGTGGTCATGTACAATTAGGCATCCGCGATCAATTTTGCCTTCGTGTGAATGGAAAAGGGATTTGTAAG GATGGTTATACAGAAGAAACTACTGGACCAGATTCAGTGCGTGTTCATGTAGCAACAAGAGCAAAGCCTAATGTCAACAAAACAAGCTCTTTGGATAGGGAGTTTTATATTAGCTTTTTGGATGTAA TTAATCAACCACAACATAGTGGCCGATTCAATTTCACAACCGAATTTCCTAACTACAAAGAAGTTCTTTACGTACCGGACTTTAAGGGCAAGAAACTTGGAAAAGTTTTCGTGTTTGATATGGATATGAGCGCAGGCGATTTCTTGGCACTTTTCTATCTACTCAAAGTACCCGTTGAAGAAATTTATCTCAAG GCAATACTAGTGACAGGAAGTGGGTGGGCGAATGCAGCGACGATAGATGTCGTATATGACTTGTTACATACGATGGGTCGTGATGATATCGTCGTTGGTTTAGGTGATTCGTTTGATTTAAGCCAATCGTCGTATCTTGGTGAGTCTAATTTAGGGAATTGCACATATTCGAAGGCTATACCACATGGAAGTGGTGGTCGATTGGATTCCGATACGCTATACGGACATGCACGGGACCTACCAAGGAGCCCAAGAAG GTATACAGCGGAAAATTCAGTCGAATTTGGAGCTCCTCGTAACACAAGTTCCCCGCAACTTAGACAACCATTAGCGCTTGAAGTTTGGAATTCAGTGGTGAAGTCCATTGATCATGGCTCGAAAATTTCATTATTGACGAACGGGCCACTAACAAATTTAGCAAACATCCTACTTGCGGACGCAAATTCTAGCTCAATCATTGAG GAAGTATTTATACTAGGAGGTCATATTAGTTATGACAACAATAAAGTGAAAGGTAATGTAATCAATGTCCCTTTAAATAAGTATGCAGAACTCAACATGTTTCTTGACCCGTTGGCTGCAAAGACGGTATTTGAGTCATCTCTCGACATCACACTTATCCCTCTTTGTATGCAACGAAAAGTATATGCATTTTCAGACGTCATAAAGAGGCTGCCAAAAAAGAAAACAACGCCTGAAGCTATTTTCACTCGACGTTTGTTGTCGAGGCTTCATCACTTGCAACAAAAACATCACTTGTATAGACATGTG GATACGTTTTTGGGAGAAATATTAGGTGCGGTTATTGCAACAAGCGATCAAAAAGTTCTAAACACAACGTTTGAAGTGAAGCATTTGAAGGTGTATGCAAATGGAAATTTATCTAAAGATGGAGAAATTTATATCGACTCACAGAAAATAAAAGGAATCAAGGTATTAAAGGACTTCAACCATGGAGTATCATATTATGGTATTATTGGAGATCGCCTTGTTGATCGTAAACAATCGGCTGTGATCGGAAGCTTTAATCAGCAAAAAAGGATGTGGAGCTAA